In one Bryobacteraceae bacterium genomic region, the following are encoded:
- a CDS encoding CDP-alcohol phosphatidyltransferase family protein, translated as MTYTRAIGLACNTIISRIVWILSVLRIHPNVLTAVGLGINIVSAYYLAKGNFWVGGWIMVGASLFDMVDGRVARETSQVTRFGGFLDSVLDRYSDLALLMGLLVYYGNINRNLYVILTAVVMTTSVMISYTRARAENTIPKCKVGFMERPERMVLLMIGSLFNRMAPVLWVIAVLGTVTVIHRIVYTYWQTKHLENAQLRAAPEPEPARRGGV; from the coding sequence ATGACGTACACACGAGCGATCGGATTGGCTTGCAACACGATCATCAGCAGGATCGTTTGGATCCTGTCGGTGCTGCGGATTCACCCGAACGTGCTGACGGCGGTGGGGCTGGGGATCAACATCGTCAGCGCCTATTACCTGGCCAAGGGCAATTTCTGGGTTGGCGGATGGATCATGGTGGGCGCGTCGCTGTTCGACATGGTCGACGGGCGCGTCGCGCGCGAGACCAGCCAAGTGACGCGCTTCGGCGGCTTCCTCGATTCGGTGCTCGACCGTTATTCCGACCTGGCGCTGCTGATGGGCCTGCTGGTCTACTACGGCAACATCAACCGGAACCTCTATGTGATCCTGACCGCCGTCGTGATGACCACGTCGGTGATGATCAGCTATACCCGCGCCCGGGCCGAGAACACCATCCCGAAGTGCAAGGTCGGCTTTATGGAACGGCCGGAGCGCATGGTGCTGCTGATGATCGGGTCTTTATTCAACCGCATGGCGCCGGTTCTCTGGGTGATCGCGGTTCTCGGCACGGTCACCGTGATCCATCGAATCGTCTACACCTACTGGCAGACGAAGCATCTGGAAAACGCCCAACTCCGGGCCGCGCCTGAGCCGGAACCGGCGCGCCGCGGCGGAGTCTGA